The following are from one region of the Hyla sarda isolate aHylSar1 chromosome 6, aHylSar1.hap1, whole genome shotgun sequence genome:
- the VCAM1 gene encoding vascular cell adhesion protein 1 isoform X1 produces the protein MAKSRTPTSILLMLCSQIFFMHKYVEVGADIVPLSSASAMDITLLAPQTQIQSQIGEELHITCLATKCGNNDPMFTWSSLEDKTLSGTVVTREKTSILTMKVDAETEGSFRCTVSCDNPPVEKSLRLTVYSFPSDPILQISSLVVGQSSQITCLFQNVYPAEMLIAQILLGEEIVATNDREDYEFPYSGMENVSLSHNLTLTEEMDQKEMRCEASLETSDPVRKLTAQKLNLIYPPEEPHIVVQPSETVKAGEEIHLLCSSNSKSQTEVRWVKRRGEEEDEIRTEDPGTLILANAEPNDGGVYICHSENSAGKASSQVEINVYGVLENPTLTIQPGTRVEAGQAVMIECTAGGDTNVTLQMMSEDGDVLYVYSEGKTTIDEADPKDAAEYKCTAKNLYGVTETSQYLTVEYSPRQTVLSSSPSEVNEGDTVNLTCTSMGVPAPSISIYKLLTSGENVLLSEGPEVTLSNVTSGIYQCRAENRLGTDKDKMELMVRVPPKNTVITITPTHTVKEGENVHIRCTSEAFPAPKLALRMKTELGITELEAENGHYDIIYATVDHSGTYICESSNVIGRQISQAALTVQVPPRNTHVSITPSSVVREGDSVQIRCTSEASPAPRLVLKMIMGHGVVDLVSESGDYNISNAGVEHTGTYICESTNAAGSEMAEGTLNVEVAPKNTYIEIIPSPFVIEGDSVQIRCSSEGSPDPKLVLKMRSEDEPITLESSDGSYNITHVGIENAGTYICESANVVGQELALGTLTVQVPPRNTTVVVTPSQNIKEGDTVTITCETHSIPSPTIILQKVCAKNNTLLQSTNGTFTLHNVTTNDTGTYTLKIISSAGNETEVINIVVAAQESTSPRFNLVPLYIFGSVAFISAGAIASIVYHLKKSKVQGSYSLVKALRSKV, from the exons ATGGCCAAGAGCAGGACCCCCACCTCCATACTACTGATGCTCTGCTCCCAAATCTTCTTTATGCACA AATATGTAGAGGTCGGCGCTGACATTGTGCCCCTTTCCTCAGCTTCCGCCATGGACATCACCCTTCTGGCGCCGCAGACTCAGATCCAGTCACAGATCGGGGAAGAACTTCACATCACCTGCTTGGCCACGAAATGTGGTAACAATGATCCCATGTTCACCTGGTCCAGCCTCGAGGACAAAACATTGAGCGGCACCGTGGTCACCAGGGAGAAGACGTCAATCCTGACCATGAAGGTCGATGCGGAGACTGAGGGATCGTTCCGGTGTACCGTGTCTTGTGATAACCCGCCGGTAGAGAAGAGTTTAAGGCTCACCGTCTACT CATTCCCCAGTGATCCTATTCTACAGATCTCCTCTCTCGTGGTGGGACAGAGTTCACAGATCACCTGCCTGTTCCAGAACGTCTACCCTGCTGAGATGCTGATCGCTCAGATCCTGTTGGGCGAGGAGATCGTGGCTACGAACGACCGCGAAGATTACGAGTTTCCTTATTCTGGGATGGAGAACGTCAGCTTGAGCCATAATCTGACCCTAACAGAAGAGATGGACCAGAAAGAGATGAGATGTGAGGCCAGTCTGGAAACTTCAGATCCCGTAAGAAAACTTACAGCGCAGAAGCTCAATCTCATAT ATCCTCCAGAAGAACCTCACATCGTCGTTCAGCCATCCGAAACCGTGAAAGCCGGTGAGGAAATCCATCTACTGTGTTCATCTAACAGTAAATCCCAAACTGAGGTCCGGTGGGTGAAGcggagaggggaggaagaggatgaAATACGGACTGAAGACCCCGGGACTCTGATACTTGCAAATGCAGAACCAAACGATGGCGGGGTCTACATCTGTCATTCCGAAAACAGTGCGGGGAAAGCGTCTTCACAGGTGGAGATCAACGTGTATG GTGTACTAGAAAACCCCACACTGACAATCCAACCGGGGACAAGAGTGGAGGCCGGACAAGCTGTAATGATAGAATGCACTGCAGGGGGCGATACTAATGTTACCCTGCAGATGATGTCAGAAGATGGAGACGTTCTCTATGTATATTCAGAAGGGAAAACCACCATAGACGAAGCTGATCCAAAAGATGCTGCCGAATATAAATGTACAGCTAAAAATCTGTACGGAGTCACCGAAACCTCACAATATCTTACAGTGGAAT ATTCCCCCAGGCAAACTGTtctttcttcttctccttctgaaGTGAATGAAGGCGACACAGTGAATCTGACTTGCACTTCTATGGGCGTTCCTGCTCCCAGCATCTCGATCTATAAACTTTTAACATCAGGGGAGAATGTTCTTCTTTCGGAGGGTCCAGAAGTTACGTTATCTAATGTGACCAGTGGAATTTACCAGTGCCGAGCTGAGAACAGACTGGGGACTGACAAAGACAAGATGGAACTGATGGTGCGAG TTCCTCCAAAAAACACGGTTATAACTATCACGCCAACCCATACGGTGAAAGAAGGCGAAAATGTACATATCCGATGCACATCTGAAGCTTTCCCTGCCCCCAAATTGGCGCTGAGGATGAAAACAGAACTTGGGATCACGGAGCTGGAAGCTGAGAACGGGCACTACGACATTATTTATGCTACGGTAGACCATAGCGGGACCTACATATGTGAATCGTCAAACGTGATCGGACGGCAAATATCGCAGGCCGCGCTAACGGTACAAG TCCCACCCCGAAATACTCACGTATCTATAACGCCATCGTCCGTGGTAAGAGAAGGTGACAGCGTACAGATTCGGTGTACTTCTGAAGCCTCTCCTGCTCCTAGACTGGTCCTGAAGATGATAATGGGACACGGTGTGGTCGATCTGGTGTCTGAAAGTGGAGACTACAACATTTCCAATGCTGGAGTAGAACATACGGGAACATATATCTGTGAATCCACCAATGCGGCTGGCAGTGAGATGGCGGAGGGCACTCTAAATGTAGAAG TTGCTCCCAAAAATACCTACATAGAGATCATTCCGTCTCCATTCGTAATAGAAGGTGACTCTGTACAGATAAGGTGCAGCTCAGAAGGCTCCCCAGACCCTAAACTTGTCCTGAAGATGAGATCAGAAGACGAACCCATCACCCTGGAATCAAGTGACGGATCTTACAATATCACTCATGTAGGAATAGAGAACGCAGGAACCTACATCTGTGAATCTGCCAATGTGGTGGGACAAGAACTGGCCTTGGGAACACTGACCGTACAAG TTCCACCACGAAACACCACAGTGGTTGTGACTCCATCACAGAACATCAAAGAAGGTGATACAGTCACTATCACTTGTGAGACCCACAGCATCCCATCTCCAACCATCATTCTCCAGAAAGTGTGTGCCAAGAATAACACGCTGCTACAGAGCACCAATGGCACCTTTACACTGCACAATGTCACCACCAATGACACTGGAACATACACCCTCAAAATTATTAGCAGTGCTGGAAATGAAACAGAGGTCATCAATATCGTTGTGGCAG CACAAGAAAGCACAAGTCCAAGATTCAACCTAGTGCCCCTATATATCTTCGGATCCGTGGCCTTCATTTCGGCGGGTGCCATCGCCTCCATCGTCTATCATCTCAAGAAATCGAAGGTACAAGGATCGTACAGCCTAGTAAAAGCTTTGAGAAGCAAAGTGTGA
- the VCAM1 gene encoding vascular cell adhesion protein 1 isoform X2 gives MAKSRTPTSILLMLCSQIFFMHTSAMDITLLAPQTQIQSQIGEELHITCLATKCGNNDPMFTWSSLEDKTLSGTVVTREKTSILTMKVDAETEGSFRCTVSCDNPPVEKSLRLTVYSFPSDPILQISSLVVGQSSQITCLFQNVYPAEMLIAQILLGEEIVATNDREDYEFPYSGMENVSLSHNLTLTEEMDQKEMRCEASLETSDPVRKLTAQKLNLIYPPEEPHIVVQPSETVKAGEEIHLLCSSNSKSQTEVRWVKRRGEEEDEIRTEDPGTLILANAEPNDGGVYICHSENSAGKASSQVEINVYGVLENPTLTIQPGTRVEAGQAVMIECTAGGDTNVTLQMMSEDGDVLYVYSEGKTTIDEADPKDAAEYKCTAKNLYGVTETSQYLTVEYSPRQTVLSSSPSEVNEGDTVNLTCTSMGVPAPSISIYKLLTSGENVLLSEGPEVTLSNVTSGIYQCRAENRLGTDKDKMELMVRVPPKNTVITITPTHTVKEGENVHIRCTSEAFPAPKLALRMKTELGITELEAENGHYDIIYATVDHSGTYICESSNVIGRQISQAALTVQVPPRNTHVSITPSSVVREGDSVQIRCTSEASPAPRLVLKMIMGHGVVDLVSESGDYNISNAGVEHTGTYICESTNAAGSEMAEGTLNVEVAPKNTYIEIIPSPFVIEGDSVQIRCSSEGSPDPKLVLKMRSEDEPITLESSDGSYNITHVGIENAGTYICESANVVGQELALGTLTVQVPPRNTTVVVTPSQNIKEGDTVTITCETHSIPSPTIILQKVCAKNNTLLQSTNGTFTLHNVTTNDTGTYTLKIISSAGNETEVINIVVAAQESTSPRFNLVPLYIFGSVAFISAGAIASIVYHLKKSKVQGSYSLVKALRSKV, from the exons ATGGCCAAGAGCAGGACCCCCACCTCCATACTACTGATGCTCTGCTCCCAAATCTTCTTTATGCACA CTTCCGCCATGGACATCACCCTTCTGGCGCCGCAGACTCAGATCCAGTCACAGATCGGGGAAGAACTTCACATCACCTGCTTGGCCACGAAATGTGGTAACAATGATCCCATGTTCACCTGGTCCAGCCTCGAGGACAAAACATTGAGCGGCACCGTGGTCACCAGGGAGAAGACGTCAATCCTGACCATGAAGGTCGATGCGGAGACTGAGGGATCGTTCCGGTGTACCGTGTCTTGTGATAACCCGCCGGTAGAGAAGAGTTTAAGGCTCACCGTCTACT CATTCCCCAGTGATCCTATTCTACAGATCTCCTCTCTCGTGGTGGGACAGAGTTCACAGATCACCTGCCTGTTCCAGAACGTCTACCCTGCTGAGATGCTGATCGCTCAGATCCTGTTGGGCGAGGAGATCGTGGCTACGAACGACCGCGAAGATTACGAGTTTCCTTATTCTGGGATGGAGAACGTCAGCTTGAGCCATAATCTGACCCTAACAGAAGAGATGGACCAGAAAGAGATGAGATGTGAGGCCAGTCTGGAAACTTCAGATCCCGTAAGAAAACTTACAGCGCAGAAGCTCAATCTCATAT ATCCTCCAGAAGAACCTCACATCGTCGTTCAGCCATCCGAAACCGTGAAAGCCGGTGAGGAAATCCATCTACTGTGTTCATCTAACAGTAAATCCCAAACTGAGGTCCGGTGGGTGAAGcggagaggggaggaagaggatgaAATACGGACTGAAGACCCCGGGACTCTGATACTTGCAAATGCAGAACCAAACGATGGCGGGGTCTACATCTGTCATTCCGAAAACAGTGCGGGGAAAGCGTCTTCACAGGTGGAGATCAACGTGTATG GTGTACTAGAAAACCCCACACTGACAATCCAACCGGGGACAAGAGTGGAGGCCGGACAAGCTGTAATGATAGAATGCACTGCAGGGGGCGATACTAATGTTACCCTGCAGATGATGTCAGAAGATGGAGACGTTCTCTATGTATATTCAGAAGGGAAAACCACCATAGACGAAGCTGATCCAAAAGATGCTGCCGAATATAAATGTACAGCTAAAAATCTGTACGGAGTCACCGAAACCTCACAATATCTTACAGTGGAAT ATTCCCCCAGGCAAACTGTtctttcttcttctccttctgaaGTGAATGAAGGCGACACAGTGAATCTGACTTGCACTTCTATGGGCGTTCCTGCTCCCAGCATCTCGATCTATAAACTTTTAACATCAGGGGAGAATGTTCTTCTTTCGGAGGGTCCAGAAGTTACGTTATCTAATGTGACCAGTGGAATTTACCAGTGCCGAGCTGAGAACAGACTGGGGACTGACAAAGACAAGATGGAACTGATGGTGCGAG TTCCTCCAAAAAACACGGTTATAACTATCACGCCAACCCATACGGTGAAAGAAGGCGAAAATGTACATATCCGATGCACATCTGAAGCTTTCCCTGCCCCCAAATTGGCGCTGAGGATGAAAACAGAACTTGGGATCACGGAGCTGGAAGCTGAGAACGGGCACTACGACATTATTTATGCTACGGTAGACCATAGCGGGACCTACATATGTGAATCGTCAAACGTGATCGGACGGCAAATATCGCAGGCCGCGCTAACGGTACAAG TCCCACCCCGAAATACTCACGTATCTATAACGCCATCGTCCGTGGTAAGAGAAGGTGACAGCGTACAGATTCGGTGTACTTCTGAAGCCTCTCCTGCTCCTAGACTGGTCCTGAAGATGATAATGGGACACGGTGTGGTCGATCTGGTGTCTGAAAGTGGAGACTACAACATTTCCAATGCTGGAGTAGAACATACGGGAACATATATCTGTGAATCCACCAATGCGGCTGGCAGTGAGATGGCGGAGGGCACTCTAAATGTAGAAG TTGCTCCCAAAAATACCTACATAGAGATCATTCCGTCTCCATTCGTAATAGAAGGTGACTCTGTACAGATAAGGTGCAGCTCAGAAGGCTCCCCAGACCCTAAACTTGTCCTGAAGATGAGATCAGAAGACGAACCCATCACCCTGGAATCAAGTGACGGATCTTACAATATCACTCATGTAGGAATAGAGAACGCAGGAACCTACATCTGTGAATCTGCCAATGTGGTGGGACAAGAACTGGCCTTGGGAACACTGACCGTACAAG TTCCACCACGAAACACCACAGTGGTTGTGACTCCATCACAGAACATCAAAGAAGGTGATACAGTCACTATCACTTGTGAGACCCACAGCATCCCATCTCCAACCATCATTCTCCAGAAAGTGTGTGCCAAGAATAACACGCTGCTACAGAGCACCAATGGCACCTTTACACTGCACAATGTCACCACCAATGACACTGGAACATACACCCTCAAAATTATTAGCAGTGCTGGAAATGAAACAGAGGTCATCAATATCGTTGTGGCAG CACAAGAAAGCACAAGTCCAAGATTCAACCTAGTGCCCCTATATATCTTCGGATCCGTGGCCTTCATTTCGGCGGGTGCCATCGCCTCCATCGTCTATCATCTCAAGAAATCGAAGGTACAAGGATCGTACAGCCTAGTAAAAGCTTTGAGAAGCAAAGTGTGA
- the VCAM1 gene encoding vascular cell adhesion protein 1 isoform X3, whose protein sequence is MAKSRTPTSILLMLCSQIFFMHKYVEVGADIVPLSSASAMDITLLAPQTQIQSQIGEELHITCLATKCGNNDPMFTWSSLEDKTLSGTVVTREKTSILTMKVDAETEGSFRCTVSCDNPPVEKSLRLTVYSFPSDPILQISSLVVGQSSQITCLFQNVYPAEMLIAQILLGEEIVATNDREDYEFPYSGMENVSLSHNLTLTEEMDQKEMRCEASLETSDPVRKLTAQKLNLIYPPEEPHIVVQPSETVKAGEEIHLLCSSNSKSQTEVRWVKRRGEEEDEIRTEDPGTLILANAEPNDGGVYICHSENSAGKASSQVEINVYGVLENPTLTIQPGTRVEAGQAVMIECTAGGDTNVTLQMMSEDGDVLYVYSEGKTTIDEADPKDAAEYKCTAKNLYGVTETSQYLTVEYSPRQTVLSSSPSEVNEGDTVNLTCTSMGVPAPSISIYKLLTSGENVLLSEGPEVTLSNVTSGIYQCRAENRLGTDKDKMELMVRVPPKNTVITITPTHTVKEGENVHIRCTSEAFPAPKLALRMKTELGITELEAENGHYDIIYATVDHSGTYICESSNVIGRQISQAALTVQVPPRNTHVSITPSSVVREGDSVQIRCTSEASPAPRLVLKMIMGHGVVDLVSESGDYNISNAGVEHTGTYICESTNAAGSEMAEGTLNVEVAPKNTYIEIIPSPFVIEGDSVQIRCSSEGSPDPKLVLKMRSEDEPITLESSDGSYNITHVGIENAGTYICESANVVGQELALGTLTVQAQESTSPRFNLVPLYIFGSVAFISAGAIASIVYHLKKSKVQGSYSLVKALRSKV, encoded by the exons ATGGCCAAGAGCAGGACCCCCACCTCCATACTACTGATGCTCTGCTCCCAAATCTTCTTTATGCACA AATATGTAGAGGTCGGCGCTGACATTGTGCCCCTTTCCTCAGCTTCCGCCATGGACATCACCCTTCTGGCGCCGCAGACTCAGATCCAGTCACAGATCGGGGAAGAACTTCACATCACCTGCTTGGCCACGAAATGTGGTAACAATGATCCCATGTTCACCTGGTCCAGCCTCGAGGACAAAACATTGAGCGGCACCGTGGTCACCAGGGAGAAGACGTCAATCCTGACCATGAAGGTCGATGCGGAGACTGAGGGATCGTTCCGGTGTACCGTGTCTTGTGATAACCCGCCGGTAGAGAAGAGTTTAAGGCTCACCGTCTACT CATTCCCCAGTGATCCTATTCTACAGATCTCCTCTCTCGTGGTGGGACAGAGTTCACAGATCACCTGCCTGTTCCAGAACGTCTACCCTGCTGAGATGCTGATCGCTCAGATCCTGTTGGGCGAGGAGATCGTGGCTACGAACGACCGCGAAGATTACGAGTTTCCTTATTCTGGGATGGAGAACGTCAGCTTGAGCCATAATCTGACCCTAACAGAAGAGATGGACCAGAAAGAGATGAGATGTGAGGCCAGTCTGGAAACTTCAGATCCCGTAAGAAAACTTACAGCGCAGAAGCTCAATCTCATAT ATCCTCCAGAAGAACCTCACATCGTCGTTCAGCCATCCGAAACCGTGAAAGCCGGTGAGGAAATCCATCTACTGTGTTCATCTAACAGTAAATCCCAAACTGAGGTCCGGTGGGTGAAGcggagaggggaggaagaggatgaAATACGGACTGAAGACCCCGGGACTCTGATACTTGCAAATGCAGAACCAAACGATGGCGGGGTCTACATCTGTCATTCCGAAAACAGTGCGGGGAAAGCGTCTTCACAGGTGGAGATCAACGTGTATG GTGTACTAGAAAACCCCACACTGACAATCCAACCGGGGACAAGAGTGGAGGCCGGACAAGCTGTAATGATAGAATGCACTGCAGGGGGCGATACTAATGTTACCCTGCAGATGATGTCAGAAGATGGAGACGTTCTCTATGTATATTCAGAAGGGAAAACCACCATAGACGAAGCTGATCCAAAAGATGCTGCCGAATATAAATGTACAGCTAAAAATCTGTACGGAGTCACCGAAACCTCACAATATCTTACAGTGGAAT ATTCCCCCAGGCAAACTGTtctttcttcttctccttctgaaGTGAATGAAGGCGACACAGTGAATCTGACTTGCACTTCTATGGGCGTTCCTGCTCCCAGCATCTCGATCTATAAACTTTTAACATCAGGGGAGAATGTTCTTCTTTCGGAGGGTCCAGAAGTTACGTTATCTAATGTGACCAGTGGAATTTACCAGTGCCGAGCTGAGAACAGACTGGGGACTGACAAAGACAAGATGGAACTGATGGTGCGAG TTCCTCCAAAAAACACGGTTATAACTATCACGCCAACCCATACGGTGAAAGAAGGCGAAAATGTACATATCCGATGCACATCTGAAGCTTTCCCTGCCCCCAAATTGGCGCTGAGGATGAAAACAGAACTTGGGATCACGGAGCTGGAAGCTGAGAACGGGCACTACGACATTATTTATGCTACGGTAGACCATAGCGGGACCTACATATGTGAATCGTCAAACGTGATCGGACGGCAAATATCGCAGGCCGCGCTAACGGTACAAG TCCCACCCCGAAATACTCACGTATCTATAACGCCATCGTCCGTGGTAAGAGAAGGTGACAGCGTACAGATTCGGTGTACTTCTGAAGCCTCTCCTGCTCCTAGACTGGTCCTGAAGATGATAATGGGACACGGTGTGGTCGATCTGGTGTCTGAAAGTGGAGACTACAACATTTCCAATGCTGGAGTAGAACATACGGGAACATATATCTGTGAATCCACCAATGCGGCTGGCAGTGAGATGGCGGAGGGCACTCTAAATGTAGAAG TTGCTCCCAAAAATACCTACATAGAGATCATTCCGTCTCCATTCGTAATAGAAGGTGACTCTGTACAGATAAGGTGCAGCTCAGAAGGCTCCCCAGACCCTAAACTTGTCCTGAAGATGAGATCAGAAGACGAACCCATCACCCTGGAATCAAGTGACGGATCTTACAATATCACTCATGTAGGAATAGAGAACGCAGGAACCTACATCTGTGAATCTGCCAATGTGGTGGGACAAGAACTGGCCTTGGGAACACTGACCGTACAAG CACAAGAAAGCACAAGTCCAAGATTCAACCTAGTGCCCCTATATATCTTCGGATCCGTGGCCTTCATTTCGGCGGGTGCCATCGCCTCCATCGTCTATCATCTCAAGAAATCGAAGGTACAAGGATCGTACAGCCTAGTAAAAGCTTTGAGAAGCAAAGTGTGA